Proteins encoded within one genomic window of Besnoitia besnoiti strain Bb-Ger1 chromosome II, whole genome shotgun sequence:
- a CDS encoding SAG-related sequence (encoded by transcript BESB_035030), whose protein sequence is MARLQQKRGVLKSKSRKLMALCACGVLALSSGSAFADPLAAAQFLQTLDDGSAQPSSNAVSCSAAQKTGGSSVEHRILLLSESQLCATFECPKESQAIPTALTDVCVAPKHETMDACREAGTNLKDVLQTNNPLAWTVADAKAQGAGVTRTLTLKKEDLPFTDKSFFVGCQASGQPQSPCQVDITVKARSSSVDDKNVVTCAYGAESNPSALQVQITKENNTLTIACGKNGTIKPAIYQDRYCEDEKLSQCSRSYKDILPRFDSSWWTKEGHAASADTLKLTIPREGFPAEEQMFYVGCAPMSKGGSQKVSDVADVEEDDSHASLKGQSTCRVHVTVRASGSALPASSTALIAAGGFGAAFLAGLFADVF, encoded by the coding sequence ATGGCGCgactgcagcagaagcgcggAGTGTTGAAGTCGAAGAGTCGCAAATTGATGGCTCTTTGCGCGTGCGGAGTTCTGGCATTGtcaagcggcagcgcgttCGCGGACCCGCTTGCAGCGGCACAGTTTCTGCAGACTTTGGACGACGGGTCGGCTCAGCCTTCCAGCAATGCTGTGTCGTGTTCAGCGGCACAGAAAACGGGGGGCAGCAGTGTTGAGCACCGCATTCTCCTGCTATCGGAGAGTCAGCTCTGTGCCACCTTTGAATGCCCTAAGGAGAGCCAAGCTATTCCAACGGCGTTGACAGACGTGTGCGTCGCCCCTAAACACGAAACGATGGATGCCTGCCGGGAGGCCGGGACAAATCTCAAGGACGTTCTCCAAACAAACAACCCACTAGCATGGACGGTTGCGGACGCCAAGGCCCAGGGAGCAGGGGTAACGCGAACATTGACCCTAAAAAAGGAAGACCTGCCTTTCACGGATAAATCTTTCTTCGTGGGGTGCCAAGCATCAGGTCAGCCACAATCTCCGTGCCAAGTCGACATCACAGTGAAGGCGAGGTCTTCATCCGTCGACGACAAAAACGTCGTCACATGTGCTTACGGCGCCGAGAGCAACCCCAGTGCCCTGCAAGTCCAGATTACAAAGGAGAACAACACACTCACCATTGCGTGTGGAAAAAATGGAACTATCAAGCCGGCGATCTATCAAGATCGCTACTGCGAGGACGAGAAGCTATCGCAGTGTTCCAGGAGCTACAAGGATATTTTGCCCAGGTTCGACAGCTCGTGGTGGACAAAGGAGGGACACGCAGCTTCGGCTGACACATTGAAGCTGACGATCCCTAGGGAGGGTTTTCCAGCTGAGGAGCAGATGTTTTATGTTGGCTGTGCTCCCATGTCTAAGGGTGGCAGCCAGAAGGTCTCTGACGTCGCCGATGTCGAGGAAGATGACAGCCACGCCTCTCTCAAAGGCCAGAGTACTTGCAGGGTGCATGTGACCGTGAGGGCATCAGGTTCCGCTCTGCCTGCAAGCTCCACTGCCTTGATAGCCGCTGGGGGTTTCGGCGCGGCATTTTTGGCGGGCCTTTTCGCGGATGTCTTCTAG